The DNA region AAGAACCGCACCGAGGAGTTCTATTTCGACGAGGACATGCGTGGCTGGCTGCCTGGAGATATCATCTGGAACGACGCTGCGTACTTGCCGGCAGACATGCCCGAGGGTGACTACGAACTTCAGATAGGTATTCTCGACAAACGCACGCGTAAGCCAGTGGTGCAGATTGCGATCGAGGGCCGCCGCAGCGATGGCTGGTATCCGCTGGGTAAGATAGCCGTAAGGGAAGACTCACTGAAGTAAAGGCTTGAAAGGCAAGGGCAAGCGTAATGCCGCGCCCGGCACGATCATTGCTTCGCGCCGCGGGCTAGGTAAGGCCTGTCGGTGGCGGCTTTGGCAATGATCGTGCCGGGCGCGGCTGCGTGGGCTGGTTTTTCAGATTATTATCTTACAGGCAGGGCAAATTTCGAAGCAAAAAGGTGCATAAAGCAGGGGGGCGGGTTTCGATAACCCGCCTCCCTGCTCTTTCCGACTATTATTCACGATGTATTATTTTATCTCGAATGTGTGTTCTCCCAGTCCCGCTGGAATTATTACTATCTGGCTACTTGATTCGTCGATACTGCCCGCGGCCTTGCCGTCAGCGTAGACGGTTTTGCCTTTTAACTCTTTGCGTGCCCAGTCGGCCAGCTCCAGGGTCCAGACGGATTCGTTGTCGCGGAAAAACTGACAGTAATGGTCGTCGTAGTGGAAAGTCACTCTCACGCCGGGTTCCGACTGCATCTGTCGGCCGGCCTGCAGATAGCCTACAAACTCGTTAAATCCGATATAGACCGCATCAGGACCGCCAGGCACGAATGTCTCCTCGAATCTTTCCGGGTGCTCGGCGATCCCCTTGTCGTGGGCGTCGGGCATGGCCGGGATTGTAAGCGGGCTTTCGGCGGTGCCCTCGAAGAGCCAACTGCGCACGGCCATCTCCGGTCCCAGATACCCTCCGAACCAGCAGAACCAGCCGAATCCCTCGCGAGCGGCCAGGATCCAGGTATGGTTGTGGTATTCGTTTCGTGAAACTCCTCCGCCACCGGAAACAAACGACAGCGGATCGATCCCGAACTGATAGTTTAACCATTGCCTGCCGGTACGCATTCTGAACGCCTGGTTCGCAGCCGGGATATCCACGAACCCTCGCCGGGTGTCCCCGAACTCACGGTACCAACCGACCTCCGCTTTTTCCCCGTCCAGCGGTGCGCCCCACCACGGCCCCGGCGGGCTCTCCAGGTCCGGCTGCATGTGTGTCCAGCCATGCGACTGCAACTCGAACACTCCCTCGGCAATTCCGTCCTCCAGCCCGAGCTTGGTCGAGGGGTAGTCCTGCACGCGGCCGAACTTGTCGGTGAATTTTCGCTGGAACGAGGATTCGATCCGGCGGGTATCCTCGTTGACAAAGCCTGGTATCACGTTGATCACCATTATGGCATTATGTTTTTTCAGCGGCTCGATCAATTTCCGGCGGTACTGCTCGCGGGTCAGGGTGGAATATTGCCAATGCTCCAGCCAGGCGTTCTGTGCGCCCCCCGGATCGTCCATCACGATTATTTTCCGGTTTTCCCAGGTCTTGTACAGGCAGTAGCCCGTGGCGACTGTGATCGCCCGTCGCAGCAGGGTGCGCATCTTCTGCTGGTCGAACATGATCCGGGCATCCCCGCCGATCCAGATCGCCCTTGAACCGGAGCCGGTTTCCCTCAAGGTGAGACAGGGATATTCGCCTTGCTTAGCCAGGACTATTACCTCTCCGCCGGTTTCCACCTGTACCCTGTGCATATAGCCGACATCGGCCATGGACAGCAGCACGGGGCCGAGGCCGCGGGTCAGGTAGTGGTCCGCCTCGACAGTGGCTTCCTCGCTGGCGTGGAAATATCCCTTGTACGTAACTCCCAGCAGCATCTCGAGTTCCGGCTGGTCGATCCGGTTGGAGAGCGCCACCAGGCTCACTCCGTGCTGTGCGACCGCTTCTGCCAGGACTCCATAGTCCTGCCTCATCAGCTCAGTGCGCGGGTCCGCGGCCCAGAGCACGCAGCCGTGCGAGGGTTTCCCGTCAGGACCAAGGAACATGTTGATATCCAATGATTGCTGGTCCAGCCGGACGATGTCGAACGGGATGCCCCACGACTTGAGCATCACCACCAGCTGCATGAAATCGATTCCCTTGGGACGGACCGTGTGATCGTACTCCGGGGCCTCGTTCGTGTCGATATCGATCAGGAATGACGCAGGATCATCCCATTGGTCGCCTATTACGAGCAGGACTCGATGGGGGTTGAGTTCGGCTGCGTACAACGAAGTCGCCGGCGGGACTGCGAGCATTATCAACCCGGCGACCAATGTGAAGATAGCCAGCTTCATTTCGGGCCTCCTGTATTGTGTGCTGTTGTCAGGAATTAAAAAGTGATGACAGTGCAGCTCGAACAATCCTTATAATCTGCCACGAGTCGCGCAGTTTGTTTATTCCAGACTATTGTTGTAATCCGCCGCCAGTTCCCCCAGCGCCACCACCTGGTAAAAATCACCATTGGGCGGCAGGATATCGCCTACGTTTAAGATTACCCTGCCGGCCAGGGAGTCGATTATCCGCTGGCCGAACTCCAGGATCTCTTCGGTGGGCAGGCCCTGGCAGAACAGGCTCGACGGCACTCCCAGCCAGGTGACCATCCCCTCCGGCAGCGCTTCGGCCAGCTCCTCCACCTCGTAATTGTTCATCGGCGCGGGCGTGCAGCCGTCCAGGATATCGAACCCGCTATCGGCCAGCAGGGGAAACAGCCCTTTGTGGTTGCCGTCCCAGTGGGTGCTGACCAGCTTGCCGGCATCGTGCAGAATAGCCTGGGCCTTGTGGTAATACGGGATGCAATAATCCTTGAAATAGGGCGGTGCGATCAGGTTTTCATCGGCATGGTCGGAGATAATCACCACCCGCCCCGGACACTCCGTGGCCAGGCGCACCTGCTCCAGGTCTTTCTCCTCCTGAAACGCCAGGAAATCCAGGATCACTTCCTGATGGTCGAACAGGGCGAATACGACTTCCTGAAAGCCCATGTACTCGTGGACCAGCTTTCCGAACGGCGAGCGCATTACCGGCAGGTCGCCCACACCCTGGCCGCCGAGTTCGCCCAGCACCTCCTCCGCTTTTTCGAACTGCGGCGCGTACGAGGTGTGCTCAATCACCATCCGCATGATTTCGAGGTCTTTCAGTTCCTTGATATAGTGAGTTTTCGGCCCCCACGACCCGTCCCCGGATAGATGGTCCACCCGCTCCAGTTCTCCTCTGGGGGTCACGAAACGCCTGAGCTTGGTTTTCCCCTCAACCTTTTCCTCGTAGCGCACCGGCTCGCTGTACTCGTGGCGGAACCAGTCGTAGATATGGACCGGCAGGCCCCAGTCGTATTGCCGGTGAATCTCCAGCAGGCTCAACTCGCGGAGTTCTGCGGGCATTTTCCCCGGCCGCCGGTTGAGCGGAGCCTCGACGGGAATGAACTGCCCCGGATCGAACGGATACGGCTCACCGGGATCGATCCTCTGTCCCATGTACCAGTCAGTGAGGTCCGGAAAAAACGGGACGTACTTGCCTGCATTACCCTCACATACTTGGAAAAAACTCTGTCTGTGTGTCATGACATCCACCAGTGCATTGCTCTAAATAATATATGGTGTCGATACCGATTAAAAAGTTGCATTCGACAGGGTTAATTTAATGCCGCTTCTGTTTTTCTGAAAATTATTCTTGACAGGCCAGCGGATATTGTGTAACAGTACTTTGCGTAACAAAGTACTTTGTATTCTTGAGACAACTACAGAAAATTTCGAATCGCTCAACTCAACCGGGAGGATTTGAGAAAATGGCTGATAATCACATAACATTCTTTGGTTTTGCTATTAAGACAATAGTGGCGCACACCATTACCTACTTCTTGATGGGAATTATTGCCTTTAATTTCCTTGATTATGAGAGATTATTGGCCAGTCCATACATGGTGTGCTGGTTCCGGCAACTGGATGATCCTGTGCTAATGGCAGGCCCTTTGTTTCAGCCTGTACGGGGATTGGTCTTTGCGCTTGCTTTCTATCCTCTAAGGGAAATTTTATTCGGCAGGAAAAATGGTTGGCTGATTATATGGTGGACTTTGGTTGCCCTGGGAATTCTTTCGACTTTCGGGCCATGCCCGGGATCAATCGAGGGGTTTATCTATACGCTAATTCCTATACGGGATCAGCTGGTTGGTTATCTGGAAGTAGTAACTCAGGCGCTATTGCTTTCAGTAATACTCTACTACTGGGTGAACCACCCGGGAAAGAGATGGCTGAATTGGATGTTGGGGATTGTCTTTATTCTTTTGATTCTTTTTCCAGTGGCCGGCTTATTGACGCGCTAGTCATATCCATGCCAGCACATGGTGAAACACAAAGAGGGCAACTTACAGGAGGCAACCATGGACCAGAATAACCTCCAGCAGGAGATCGCAATCGTCAGACAGATAATCGAGAAGTCGAGACGGGAGACCGCCGAATCCGGATGGCGATTATCCCAGAGGGAATGCTCACGACACTGGTAATAACCATGCTATTCCTTGCGGGCTGGGTGCTGCCTGGTCTGATATTGAAGAAAAAATACAGTAACCGGGGCGCGTGAGATGGACAAAGACCAGATAATGAACCTGGACCCTCTTATCCATGCTCCCATTCGTCTGGCCATTCTTTCGGTGCTGATTTCGGTCGAGAGCGCCAAGTTCACCTTCCTGAAAGATGCGACCGGCGCCACGGACGGTAACCTGAGTACGCACCTGACAAAGCTGGAAAAAAGCGGTTATATAAAGATAAGTAAAACGTTCGAGAACAAGAAACCGCAGACAAGCTGTGCGTTGACAAAAAAGGGCCGCGAGGCGTTCGAGAAGTATCTCGGTCAACTGGAAACGCTGGTTAGGATGCGCCATGGTGGGGATGCTTGAACACCAGTGCAAGACCGGGCGGGCGGCACCGGCGCTGCAAGCGCCGCCGTCCCTGTCGGGACGGGCGCATGTTTCATGCGCGTGCCGCCCGCCCGGAGCGAAGCTCTCAGATATTTGGGTGTCCATAAAGCAAACAGGCCGGCAGCAGAATGCTGCCGGCCTGTTTGCTTCTTTTTCCTGAATGTTGAGAGTTACATCTCGACCTTGCGGGTCCGCGGGTTCCAGCGGACAATCTTGTTATTGCGGAAGCTGACATTGACCATGTGGCCCACGTTGACCGCGTTGACCCCGACCTCCATCGGCTCGACAGCCGTGTCCTCGCCGCGGATCGCATCGTACCAGTTGCGCATGTGCGCGGTGGTGCTGCCCTCGGTCCCGTCGCCGGGGCCGAACTGGAACGGCTCCTCGGCGTCCGGCGGAGGATTTTTGACCGGCTGAAGGTCTTCGTTGAGGTCCATGATCTCCCTGAACTGCTCGACGGTGGCGGTGGGCCAGCTATGTGTGGGGTAGCGGAAATCCTCGCGGCGCGGTTCATAGTAATAGGTCATTGAACCGCCGCTGTATTCCAGGGTGCCCTCGGTGCCGTAGAAAGTCAGCGGTGGGCCGCCGTGGTTGTTGTTGGAAGTGCTGGTCAGCTTGAGCACGAAGCCTTCCGGGTAGCTGGCCAGGGCGGTCATCTGGTCCGGCACGTCGCGGTAGTTTTTCCAGCGGTAGATATCGCCGAACGAGACCACCTGGTCCGGCACGGTGACACTCATCAACTGGTGCGCCGCGGTTACCAGGTGGACGAACAGGTCGGTAGGCAGGCCGCCGGAGTAGTCCCAGAACAGCCGCCACTGGAAAAAGCGTTTGAGGTCGAAATCGTACCACTTGGAGTCGCCGATAAAGCGTTTCCAGTCAACAGTCTGCGGGCTGGCATCCGGCGGGATCGGGTAATACCATGCACCGGTTGAGCTGTTGCGGTGGATCTTGCCCTCGATCATGGTCACCTGGCCCAGCTTGCCGCTCTTGATCAGCTCGGTGGCTTTCTGCGCGCAGGGCATGCTCATGTACTGGCTGCCGACCTGGGTTACCTTGCCGCTTTTCTTCGCCATCTGGATAAACTCGTCGCCGTCTTCCCAGCGATGGGTCAGGGGTTTTTCGCAGTACACATGCTTGCCGGCATCCAGCGCATCCTTGACCATCTGCTTGTGCCAGTGGTCCGGTGCGGCGACCACCACAGCGTCGATATCCTTGCGGTTCAGCACCTGCTGGTAGTCGCCGGTCACCTCGATCTTGCCGTCGGTGAGTTCCTTGGCCCGGTCGAGATGGCCGGTGTAGAGGTCGCAGGCCACCACCGGGTCCACACCGGCCACTTCCATGCTGGCTTCCAGCAGCAGCGTGCCGCGGATACCGACTCCCAGGAAACCCACGCCCACTCTCGACGGGGGCGGGACAGTGCTGTCGTTAAGCTGGCTGCGGCCGGACTGTGTAGCGCCCGCGGCCAGCGAGGCCGCCGCGGCCCAGAACGTGGTCTTGCCGATAAAATCCCTGCGGTTAAGCTGGACTTCTTCCTTCATCGGAATTCTCCTGTTCAGGTTGAGTTGCCCTAAACAAAGTCGTTTCACTTAAACTTAGAACGACACTGCCGGCGGCGCAAGCCGCCGGAATTTCAGCCGGGACAACCTTTACATTAATACTTCAACCGTGTGAGTCTTACCGTCGCCGTGGACCGGCAGGACGTTGCCCTCCAGCGGCTGCCCGTCGAGCGTGATCGATTTAACCCCGGTCTGCCGGCCGTCTGGATTGTTGACTGTCACCTCGTAGGTGGCCCCGCGAAAATCGCGGATCAGCCCGGCGGTTTTCCAGTGGCTGGGCATGCAGGGGTCGATCAGCAGCCCGTCGTAGACAGCCCGCACGCCGATCATGTTGCAGGTCAGGGCCTTGAACAGCCACTCCGCCGTACCGGTGATCCAAGAGTAGAGTATCTGGCCGGCGCGGGGATGCTCCGGGCCGTAGTACATGTTAGTCACCATGTAGGGCGGGCATCCGCTGTAAGTGGATGGGTTCCCGGGGTAGTCGGGCAGAACCTTCATCATCGATCCGTACGCCCGGTCGCCGCGGCCGGCGTAGGTGTCGGCCATGATCTTGAAGGCGGTGCCGTGGCAGTAGGGCGAGCCGTTTTCCCACATGCCGGGCACGAAATATGTAATCCTGCCGATCCCGGTGTTCGGCTCGCGGTATGCCGGGGTCAGCACCATCGAGCCGTACGGGCACTCCAGGTACTCGTCGATCGCTTTCAGAACAAGTTCCCTGCGCTCTCCCTCGGCGATTCCCGCCATGATCGACCAGGACTGCGGGTTGAGATACACCCGGCCCTGTGTTTCGTTGCGGCTGCCCACCGGTGCTCCCGCGTCGTTGAATGCCTCCAGGTACCACTCGCCGTCCCAGCCATGCTGTTCGACAGCTTCGGCCAGACACTCGGTTCGCTGGGCCAGTTCCTCCTCCAGCGCCTTGTCCCTGATCACGTTCCGGACTATTTCGAGCGCAGTGTTGATCGAGAACACCATCGCAATCGTGGTCCACACTGATTCTCCCTTGCCGCCGATGCCGATCATGTTCAGCGAGTCGTTCCAGTCGCCGTAATGCATGCGCACCAGGCCATGGCTGCCGGTGTCGTCGCTGCTGTGACGGATCGATTGGATGGCGTGGCCCCAGATCGTGTCTTCGCCTCTGTCGAAATAGGGGACTTTCACGTCCAGAAAATCGTAATCGCCGGTCTCTTTCAGATAGCTGTCCACCGCCGGGGCGATCCACACCGGGCCGTCGGAGTAGTGGTGCGTATCGACCGGGTTCCAGCCGCGCAGGGTGTGGCCCTCGGCGTACTGGTGGCGCAGCGAGTCGATAATTTTCTGCCGCGCGCCTTCGTGGTCGTAGGAGCTGACACCCCAGGCGGCCTGCATCACGTCGCGGAAACCCCGCCCGGTGTCCGTACCTACCTCGGTGTGCAAATGCACCGAGCGCTTGATCCAGCCGTTGAACAGGCAGTTCAGCCGCTCCTCCGGCGTGCTCACCTTGACTGTCGAATACTTGGCCGCCAGGTTGTCCCGTGCCCGGGCGAACATCTGTTCCACGGCCCCCGGCGCAAATATTTTGCCGGCTATTGTTGCGGTTGTTTCAGGACCGTCGGTAGCGCCCAGCGCCACGTTGAAACTGACGCTTTCCTGCGGGGCCAACTCGAATTTGTGCTGCAGCGCGCCCACCAGCCGCTCGCAGACCCCGTCGCTGTTGCCCATTTCGCCCGAGGTCACCGCGCGGGGGGCAGCCACCTCGCCCGGCCTGCCCAGGAACGCCCCGCGGCTGCCGTCGTAACCGTCCGGGTCGCGATCGCTGGCGATAAACGCACAGAACCACCGGTGGGGAGTCTCGGGCGCGCGGTTGACCGCGGTCAGCGCACGGGCGGATTTATCGTAACTGGTCACCAGATGGGAATGGTAGTCGCAGTATTCATCGTAGCCTGTCAGCAGCAGATCGACAAAGCTGTAGAAGCTGACCGTGCGCTCGATATCCGAGCGGTTGGCGAGCGTAACGCTCCAGACCTCGGCCGGCTCATCCTCCGGGACAAACACGCGCATGACGGTTTCGATTCCCTTCGTCTCGGCTTCGAGTACCGAGTATCCCAACCCGTGACGGCAGACAAACTTGTCCGGCTCCACTCCCACCGGGTAATAGCCGGGGCTCCAGAACTCGCCGCTCTCGTCGTCGCGGAGGTAAAAGTGACGGTTCTCCTCGCGCACAATCAGGCTGCGGGTCTCCGGGTGCATATACTGCATCGGTCTGTCGGTAAAACAGCCGATCCCGGCCATATGCTGGCTGACCCCGCTGATAAACCGCTCGTTCCAGAAGTAGTTGATCAGCGGCAGCGGCGTTTTGTACTCGGTTACCGCGAACTCGGCTCCATCCTTGTCGAAATACCCGAAACTCGCCTTGAGCATCTTTGACAGACTCCCTTGGGAAAATCATTTCTGCGGTTGAATTTGAAAACCGGTAATTCTTTTTCGGCAGGCATCCAGGCGGAAAAGTCATTGAACCGCTTGCCCCGCACGCTTACCCTTCCAGCTCCAGGACGCTGAACTTGTCGAACGGCGCCAGGATTTCCGCCGACCCGTCGCCGGTGATATACACCACGTCCTCGATCCGCACCCCCTGGCCGCGCCCGGGATAGTAAAGGCCCGGTTCGATCGTGAACACCGAGCCCTCCTCCAGAGAGTTGCGCTCGTCGGGATTGTCCTGGAGCCGAAGGAACGGGGCCTCGTGGACTTCGAGCCCGATCCCGTGGCCCAGCGAATGAGCGTAGCCGGATGTCGTGTCCGGATGACTGCGGATCGTGGGGTGGCCGTTGTTTTCAAACATGTCGCAGGCGAGAGCCTGGAGCTGGCTGCCGTGCACGCCGGCCCCCGCTTTTTCGACAGCCGCCTGCTGGACCTCGTCGACCTGGGCGTAGAGTTTTTCGAACTCCGGGTCGGGGCGCCCGATAGTGAAACTGCGGGTGATATCGAAAAAGTAGCCGCCGCCGCCGCGGCAGGGGAAAACGTCCAGTACGGTGGCTGTGCCGGTTTTCAGCGGCAGAGCACTGTCGCTGGAGGCGTGCGGGATACCGGCCTCGCGGCCCTGGCCCAGGATAGTCTCGTGGGTTTCCAGCAGGTTGCGGGCGGCCATCGAGGAGCGCAGGCAGGCCTTGATCCTGCCGGCGGTCAGCGGTTCTCCGTCCGCGTCAACCACAATCCCTTCGCGGTCCCGGCAGGCGCGGATAATGTCGAACGTTTCCCCAAGACAGACCAGGGCGTCGGAGGCCACCGAGCGCATTTTCTCCAACTCACAGTCATCCTTGGTGGCTCTGGCCGTTTCCAGCACCGGAGGGATATCGCGCACCACGTGGATTTGCGGCAGCCGCTGTTCAATCAGCCTGAGCAGTTGATGGGCTTCGCCGGGGTCTGACAGGCCGTGC from Candidatus Glassbacteria bacterium includes:
- a CDS encoding aminopeptidase P family protein; amino-acid sequence: MRDAIGELMDRRDVELLWVTGASHECSEVYYLTGGVSLTAAWILVRPGQQSLLVHGPMEREAAAASGLATLDFSALGREEIARSENDPMAVRLELFIRLAEREGLSGRMAVHGLSDPGEAHQLLRLIEQRLPQIHVVRDIPPVLETARATKDDCELEKMRSVASDALVCLGETFDIIRACRDREGIVVDADGEPLTAGRIKACLRSSMAARNLLETHETILGQGREAGIPHASSDSALPLKTGTATVLDVFPCRGGGGYFFDITRSFTIGRPDPEFEKLYAQVDEVQQAAVEKAGAGVHGSQLQALACDMFENNGHPTIRSHPDTTSGYAHSLGHGIGLEVHEAPFLRLQDNPDERNSLEEGSVFTIEPGLYYPGRGQGVRIEDVVYITGDGSAEILAPFDKFSVLELEG
- a CDS encoding transcriptional regulator, with the protein product MNLDPLIHAPIRLAILSVLISVESAKFTFLKDATGATDGNLSTHLTKLEKSGYIKISKTFENKKPQTSCALTKKGREAFEKYLGQLETLVRMRHGGDA
- a CDS encoding Gfo/Idh/MocA family oxidoreductase, with the protein product MKEEVQLNRRDFIGKTTFWAAAASLAAGATQSGRSQLNDSTVPPPSRVGVGFLGVGIRGTLLLEASMEVAGVDPVVACDLYTGHLDRAKELTDGKIEVTGDYQQVLNRKDIDAVVVAAPDHWHKQMVKDALDAGKHVYCEKPLTHRWEDGDEFIQMAKKSGKVTQVGSQYMSMPCAQKATELIKSGKLGQVTMIEGKIHRNSSTGAWYYPIPPDASPQTVDWKRFIGDSKWYDFDLKRFFQWRLFWDYSGGLPTDLFVHLVTAAHQLMSVTVPDQVVSFGDIYRWKNYRDVPDQMTALASYPEGFVLKLTSTSNNNHGGPPLTFYGTEGTLEYSGGSMTYYYEPRREDFRYPTHSWPTATVEQFREIMDLNEDLQPVKNPPPDAEEPFQFGPGDGTEGSTTAHMRNWYDAIRGEDTAVEPMEVGVNAVNVGHMVNVSFRNNKIVRWNPRTRKVEM